The Streptomyces cyaneogriseus subsp. noncyanogenus region TGGCCCACGCGCGCGGGCCCGAGGCCACCCGCCGCTACCTCGTCGCGGAGCTGGACGGCCGGATCGCCGGGTACGCGGGCCTGGCCGCCTCCGGGGGCGTCGGCGACGTCCAGACCATCGCGGTCGCCCGCGACCAGTGGGGCACCGGCCTCGGCAGTCGGCTGCTGACCGGGCTGCTGCGCGCCGCGACCGCCTTCGAGTGCGCCGAGGTGCTCCTCGAATGCCGCGTCGACAACGTCCGCGCCCAGAAGCTCTACGAGCGCTTCGGCTTCGAGCCCATCGGCTTCAGACGCGGCTACTACCAGCCGGGGAACGTGGACGCCCTGGTGATGCGCCTGACCGACCCCGCAACCTCCCTCAACGGCGTACAAGGAACCGAGATCAATGGCTGACTCACGCGACGAGCCTCTCGTCCTGGGTATCGAGACCTCCTGCGACGAGACCGGCGTCGGCATCGTCCGCGGCACCACCCTGCTGGCCGACGCCGTCGCCTCCAGCGTCGACGAGCACGCCCGCTTCGGCGGTGTCGTGCCGGAGGTGGCGAGCCGCGCCCACCTGGAGGCGATGGTCCCCACCATCGACCGCGCGCTGAAGGAGGCGGGGGTGAGCGCCAGGGACCTGGACGGCATCGCCGTCACCGCCGGTCCCGGGCTCGCCGGCGCCCTGCTGGTCGGCGTCTCCGCGGCGAAGGCGTACGCCTACGCGCTCGGCAAGCCGCTGTACGGCGTCAACCACCTCGCCTCGCACATCTGCGTCGACCAGCTCGAGCACGGCGCGCTGCCCGAGCCCACGATGGCGCTGCTGGTCTCCGGCGGCCACTCCTCGCTGCTGCTGTCGACGGACATCACCTCCGACGTCCGCCCGATGGGCGCCACCATCGACGACGCGGCCGGCGAGGCGTTCGACAAG contains the following coding sequences:
- the rimI gene encoding ribosomal protein S18-alanine N-acetyltransferase, which produces MRWWDIDPVLELERELFPEDAWSRGMFWSELAHARGPEATRRYLVAELDGRIAGYAGLAASGGVGDVQTIAVARDQWGTGLGSRLLTGLLRAATAFECAEVLLECRVDNVRAQKLYERFGFEPIGFRRGYYQPGNVDALVMRLTDPATSLNGVQGTEING